The segment GTTTCGCTATATCTTTCATCATATCGGGCGTCGCTATTGCCACATCGAAATCCAGCCATCCACCCTGAATTTTAGCCGCTAATTCTTCCGCTCCGACAGCGTCAGCGCCTGCTGCCTTCGCCCTGTTCTCTTCCTCCCCCTTACAAAATACGATTACTCTTACCTTTTTGCCGGTGCCATGAGGAAGCGCCACGGTTCCTCGTATTGAAGCCGAGGCCGCGTTCTTCGGATCCACGCTAAGCTTGGCTGATATCTCAAGCGTCTCATCAAGCTTCATCTTAGGTGATTTTTTAATAATAGCTATCGCCTCTTTAAGGCCGTATGTTTTAGCCTTATCGAACGACGCATTGATTATCTTCATTCTTTTAGAAATTTTTGGCATTTATCCCTCTACGTCTATACCCATACTGCGCGCGGTACCCTTTATAATGCTTATCGCCTTATCCATACTCGGCGCGTTCAAATCTTTCATCTTAAGAGTGGCTATCTCTTTGATCTGATCTATCGTGACCTTGCCTACCTTCTCTTTATTAGGAGTGCCGCTTGCCTTTGCCACGCCGCACGCTCTTTTTAATAATACTGAACACGGGGGGCTCTTTATAATAAAGGTAAA is part of the Candidatus Omnitrophota bacterium genome and harbors:
- the rplA gene encoding 50S ribosomal protein L1, with product MPKISKRMKIINASFDKAKTYGLKEAIAIIKKSPKMKLDETLEISAKLSVDPKNAASASIRGTVALPHGTGKKVRVIVFCKGEEENRAKAAGADAVGAEELAAKIQGGWLDFDVAIATPDMMKDIAKLGKVLGPRGLMPNPKSGTVTQDTAKTIKEVKAGKIEFKMDKQAGVHAPVGKLSFTEEALYTNAHTLIDAIMHSNPSGLKGQHVKSLYLSSTMGPGIKLDLTEFR
- the rplK gene encoding 50S ribosomal protein L11 yields the protein MAKKIKTTIKLYCPAGSANPAPPIGPALGQHGLNIMEFCKQFNAKTQNQEGLTLPVVITAYEDRTFTFIIKSPPCSVLLKRACGVAKASGTPNKEKVGKVTIDQIKEIATLKMKDLNAPSMDKAISIIKGTARSMGIDVEG